In Triticum aestivum cultivar Chinese Spring chromosome 5B, IWGSC CS RefSeq v2.1, whole genome shotgun sequence, the following proteins share a genomic window:
- the LOC123111532 gene encoding protein CLMP1, with amino-acid sequence MGKSGAKKKKPSPSAAAAAATTTTTAAKSPPAAAEQKAPPPAPPVANGAAQHQAQADPGVLLRRAHELKEEGNRLFQSRDYAGALRQYELALRLAPRGHPDRAVFHSNRAACLLQLRPVDHKAVAEECSLALQAEPRFPRALLRRARALEALGRHELALADTLALLALDPNHRDAIDLSHRLRSRISSSSSSASAVSTHEPTSRPSPAALGASAVVAGLGPSLPSRPFPKKQSPPSPPPQQQQPGPAMTKFNSSPAPKLVPFSNSPSSSAKASTADISQKTVPALSVPSTQPVTETSLINRKVVTRWRPLKLVYGHDIRLGEMPEKCSFQTLREVVAKRFPSSKAVLMKYKDADGDLVTITCTSELRLAEACGVGTDAMEGDTKLPMLRLHIVEVSPEQEPPLPTEEQKLEEEELLITGEDSSSHISAEVANAEVTKPGPENGVAEQSTLAGKKDCGHAECKEAEIDDWLLQFAELFRNQVGIDADAHLDLHELGMELCSEALEETVTSEEAQSLFEMAAAKFQEVAALALFNWGNVHMCAARKRIPLDESSPKEIMSAQLRTAYDWVLERYALAGHKYEEALNIKQDFYEGLLALGQQHFETAKLHWSFALADKVDLSTWDSSETFKLFDSAEEKMRAATEMWEKVEEQRMLELKTPGATEKDEVLKKRKKQHSADGQGELTPEEAAEQAAVMRQQIHLFWGNMLFERSQVEFKLVVGDWKKNLDASVERFKLAGASESDISMVLKNHFSNAAVSECEEKKDMPSATGSSQTSDGIDDESVVES; translated from the coding sequence ATGGGCAAGTCCGGCGCCAAAAAGAAGAAGCCCtccccttccgccgccgccgccgccgccaccaccaccacaaccGCCGCCAAATCGCCGCCAGCCGCAGCAGAGCAGaaggccccgccgcccgcgccccccgTAGCGAACGGGGCGGCGCAGCACCAGGCCCAGGCGGACCCCGGCGTGCTCCTGCGCCGCGCGCACGAGCTCAAGGAGGAGGGCAACCGCCTGTTCCAGTCGCGCGACTACGCCGGCGCGCTGCGGCAGTACGAGCTCGCCCTCCGCCTTGCCCCGCGTGGCCATCCCGACCGCGCCGTCTTCCACAGCAACCGCGCCGCCTGCCTCCTGCAGCTCCGCCCCGTCGACCACAAGGCCGTCGCGGAGGAGTGCTCCCTCGCGCTCCAGGCCGAGCCGCGCTTCCCGCGAGCCCTTCTCCGCCGGGCCCGCGCGCTTGAGGCGCTCGGCCGCCACGAGCTCGCACTCGCCGACACCCTCGCGCTCCTCGCCCTCGACCCCAACCACCGCGACGCTATCGACCTCTCACACCGCCTCCGCTCCCgcatctcctcgtcctcctcctcggcctccgccGTCTCCACCCACGAACCCACCAGCCGCCCTTCCCCCGCCGCCCTCGGTGCCTCGGCCGTTGTGGCCGGCCTTGGCCCATCCCTCCCTTCCCGCCCCTTCCCGAAGAAACAATCGCCTCCGTCGCCTCCtccgcagcagcagcaaccaggtcCTGCGATGACTAAATTTAATTCCTCGCCAGCGCCCAAGCTGGTGCCTTTCTCCAACTCCCCGTCATCTTCTGCCAAGGCTTCAACTGCTGATATTTCTCAGAAGACTGTGCCAGCACTGTCAGTGCCCTCAACCCAACCAGTGACGGAGACATCGCTCATTAACAGGAAGGTTGTGACGAGATGGAGGCCTCTCAAGCTGGTGTATGGCCATGACATTAGGCTTGGGGAGATGCCTGAAAAATGCAGCTTCCAGACGCTCCGGGAAGTTGTGGCGAAGCGCTTCCCATCATCCAAGGCTGTGTTGATGAAGTATAAGGATGCTGATGGTGATCTAGTTACCATCACTTGCACATCAGAACTACGATTGGCTGAGGCTTGTGGTGTTGGCACCGATGCAATGGAAGGTGATACTAAGCTCCCCATGCTGAGGCTGCACATTGTTGAAGTAAGTCCAGAGCAGGAGCCTCCACTGCCAACAGAAGAGCagaagctggaggaggaggagttgttgATCACCGGTGAGGATAGCTCTTCACATATTTCTGCAGAGGTAGCTAATGCTGAGGTGACAAAGCCAGGTCCGGAGAACGGAGTTGCTGAACAGAGCACTCTGGCAGGGAAGAAAGATTGTGGCCATGCTGAGTGCAAGGAAGCTGAGATTGACGATTGGTTGCTTCAGTTTGCAGAACTGTTCCGGAACCAGGTTGGGATCGATGCTGATGCACATCTGGACCTTCATGAACTAGGAATGGAGCTGTGCTCTGAAGCACTTGAGGAAACTGTGACCAGCGAGGAGGCCCAATCCCTATTTGAGATGGCTGCAGCAAAATTCCAGGAGGTCGCTGCCTTGGCGTTATTTAACTGGGGAAATGTGCACATGTGTGCAGCAAGGAAGCGCATCCCTCTTGATGAATCTTCTCCAAAGGAAATCATGTCTGCTCAGCTCCGGACAGCTTATGACTGGGTGCTAGAGAGGTATGCTCTTGCAGGCCACAAGTATGAGGAGGCCCTGAACATCAAGCAAGATTTCTATGAAGGGCTTCTTGCTTTAGGCCAGCAACACTTTGAGACCGCAAAGCTGCACTGGTCATTTGCGTTGGCAGACAAGGTTGACCTATCTACCTGGGATTCTTCAGAGACATTCAAGCTTTTTGATAGTGCTGAGGAGAAGATGAGGGCTGCAACAGAGATGTGGGAGAAAGTGGAAGAACAGAGAATGCTAGAGTTAAAAACACCTGGTGCGACCGAGAAGGATGAGGTGttgaagaaaagaaagaaacaacaCAGTGCAGATGGTCAAGGGGAGTTGACACCCGAGGAGGCAGCTGAGCAGGCAGCCGTGATGAGGCAACAGATTCACCTATTTTGGGGCAATATGCTTTTTGAGCGCTCTCAAGTGGAATTCAAACTTGTTGTCGGTGATTGGAAGAAGAATCTTGATGCTTCTGTTGAAAGGTTTAAGTTGGCTGGAGCTTCAGAATCAGATATCTCCATGGTGCTGAAGAATCATTTTTCCAATGCAGCAGTCTCTGAGTGCGAAGAGAAGAAAGATATGCCTTCAGCCACAGGAAGTTCCCAAACAAGTGACGGCATTGATGATGAATCTGTGGTTGAAAGCTAA